From a single Lentimicrobiaceae bacterium genomic region:
- a CDS encoding succinate dehydrogenase cytochrome b subunit: MAFTYSSVTKKVIMALAGLFLISFLVVHLSINLLLLFDSSRESFNLAAHFMATNPVVQTMQYVLFGGFILHILVGIILQIQNWMARPTRYKVEGFSQTSFFSKFMIHTGAVILAFLVIHLINFFFKAKFGEMPEVMINGEMFEDMGLLVIEKFKDLPLVLMYVVWLLFLGFHLDHAFHSALQSLGLNHSKYTPVAFGLSRALAILIAGGFILIPIILYINQ, translated from the coding sequence ATGGCATTTACGTACTCATCAGTTACCAAAAAGGTAATCATGGCGCTGGCGGGATTATTCCTGATCAGTTTCCTGGTTGTTCACCTGAGTATTAACCTCCTGCTTCTGTTCGACAGTTCGCGAGAATCATTCAACCTGGCGGCCCATTTTATGGCGACCAATCCGGTAGTTCAAACCATGCAGTATGTGCTGTTTGGTGGATTTATTCTCCACATACTGGTGGGCATTATCCTGCAGATTCAAAACTGGATGGCTCGTCCTACCAGGTACAAAGTTGAAGGATTTTCACAAACCTCCTTCTTTTCAAAATTCATGATTCACACGGGTGCCGTTATTCTGGCATTTCTGGTTATTCACCTGATAAACTTCTTTTTCAAAGCCAAGTTTGGTGAGATGCCCGAAGTAATGATAAATGGCGAAATGTTTGAAGACATGGGCCTGCTGGTCATTGAAAAATTTAAAGATCTTCCTCTTGTATTAATGTATGTTGTCTGGCTGCTGTTCCTTGGATTCCACCTTGACCATGCTTTTCACTCAGCACTTCAGTCGCTCGGATTAAACCACAGCAAGTACACACCGGTTGCATTCGGGTTAAGCCGGGCACTGGCGATTCTCATTGCCGGTGGTTTCATTCTGATTCCAATCATCCTGTACATTAATCAATGA
- a CDS encoding aminopeptidase P family protein: MFKPETYTGRRNALRAEVKSGIILFPGNTEAAFNYPANTYHFRQDSAFSYFFGINQPDLAGIIDLENGKDILFGNDVDMDDIIWMGPQPSMADRGKLAGINHTAPFAQLAVFVKEAVAQGRKVHFLPPYRGETKILLADLLGIAPAGLKAAASEELIKGVVKLRCIKSDEEVKEIEKMVDVAYLMHTTAMKMAHPGVVEQQIAGTIEGIALANAGPVSFPVILSMDGQTLHNHNHGNTLQAGRMMVVDSGCESEETLYCSDITRTVPVGGKFSPRQKEIYEIVLKANTDAIAAIKPGVTYREIHLLAARVIAQGLKDAGLMKGDVDEAVKQGAHAMFFPHGLGHMLGMDVHDLEGVGENFVGYDDEVKRSDQFGTAFLRFGRRLQPGFVLTVEPGIYFIPALIDQWKAEGKFTEFINYEKVESYKDFGGIRIEDDVLVTEKGFRVLGKPIPKTVEDIELLMSRETEDFVGL, translated from the coding sequence ATGTTCAAACCTGAAACCTATACCGGCCGCCGCAATGCGTTGCGCGCTGAAGTCAAAAGCGGAATCATTCTGTTTCCCGGAAATACTGAAGCAGCTTTCAATTATCCTGCCAATACCTATCACTTCAGACAGGACAGCGCATTCAGCTATTTTTTCGGCATAAATCAGCCTGACCTCGCCGGAATCATTGATCTGGAGAACGGAAAAGACATCCTTTTTGGCAACGATGTTGATATGGATGATATTATCTGGATGGGACCTCAGCCATCAATGGCCGACCGGGGTAAACTGGCCGGAATCAATCATACTGCTCCTTTTGCACAACTTGCTGTTTTTGTAAAGGAAGCCGTTGCTCAGGGACGTAAAGTGCATTTTTTGCCTCCTTATCGCGGCGAAACCAAAATCTTACTTGCCGACCTGCTCGGAATCGCTCCTGCCGGACTGAAAGCTGCCGCTTCAGAAGAGTTGATTAAAGGGGTGGTTAAGCTACGTTGCATAAAATCAGACGAAGAAGTAAAAGAAATTGAAAAAATGGTGGATGTAGCTTATCTGATGCATACAACTGCCATGAAAATGGCTCATCCCGGTGTGGTTGAACAGCAAATTGCAGGAACGATTGAAGGTATTGCGCTTGCCAATGCCGGGCCGGTTTCGTTTCCGGTGATATTAAGTATGGATGGCCAGACCCTGCACAATCACAACCATGGCAATACCCTGCAGGCAGGCCGCATGATGGTGGTTGATTCAGGTTGTGAATCAGAGGAAACCCTCTATTGCAGCGATATTACCCGTACTGTGCCGGTAGGAGGGAAGTTCAGCCCCCGGCAGAAAGAGATATATGAAATTGTGCTTAAAGCCAATACCGATGCCATTGCAGCCATCAAACCCGGAGTAACATATCGCGAAATTCATTTGTTGGCAGCCCGTGTTATTGCACAGGGCCTCAAAGATGCCGGTCTGATGAAAGGCGATGTGGATGAAGCCGTAAAGCAGGGAGCGCATGCCATGTTTTTCCCTCACGGACTTGGACATATGCTGGGAATGGACGTGCACGACCTTGAGGGCGTTGGCGAAAATTTTGTGGGATACGATGATGAAGTTAAACGTTCAGACCAGTTTGGAACCGCTTTTCTCCGGTTTGGCCGTCGCCTGCAGCCCGGGTTTGTGCTTACTGTTGAGCCGGGCATTTATTTTATTCCGGCTTTGATCGACCAATGGAAGGCTGAAGGAAAATTTACTGAATTTATCAATTACGAAAAGGTAGAATCCTATAAAGACTTTGGCGGTATTCGCATTGAAGATGATGTTCTGGTCACCGAAAAAGGTTTCAGGGTATTGGGCAAGCCTATTCCCAAAACTGTGGAGGATATCGAGCTTTTAATGTCCAGAGAAACTGAAGACTTTGTTGGTCTTTAA
- a CDS encoding aminopeptidase P N-terminal domain-containing protein, whose product MRYQPVSAELFVRNRHKLEKQLKPNALAVIHSNDEMPRNGDQCFPFRQNSDLFYLTGLDQEKCILTLSPNHPVEAMREIIFTVKTSDQMVTWYGHKYTLEEAARVSGVQTVKWLDDFDGIFRDLMARAHVVYLNQNENPRFTTEVPSRDLRFMQKLHNDYPLHNYERLAPLLTELRMVKEAEEIKLISKACDITGLAFGRVLKFVKPGVMEYEVEAEIVHEFIRNGASGHAYPPIVASGVDNCILHYNNNDKECGAGDLLLIDFGAEYANYAGDCTRTIPVNGKFTPRQRQVYDAVLRILRKASRMLVPGTTIDKYHAEVCKIVEKELIGLGLFTLEDVESQDPANPLFFKYYMHGTSHFMGLDVHDVGSRQHILAKGMVLSCEPAIYIPEEGFGIRLENDILVDDEPVDLMAHIPVEADEIEALMSNR is encoded by the coding sequence ATGCGTTATCAACCTGTTTCTGCGGAGCTGTTTGTCCGCAACCGTCACAAACTCGAAAAGCAACTTAAGCCCAATGCTCTTGCAGTAATACACTCCAACGACGAAATGCCGCGTAATGGCGACCAGTGTTTCCCCTTCAGGCAAAACAGTGATTTATTTTATCTTACAGGACTTGACCAGGAGAAGTGCATTCTTACTTTGTCGCCCAATCATCCGGTTGAAGCTATGCGTGAGATCATTTTTACGGTAAAAACCAGTGATCAAATGGTTACCTGGTATGGTCATAAATATACGCTTGAAGAAGCAGCCAGGGTTTCAGGTGTTCAAACTGTTAAATGGCTCGATGATTTTGACGGAATTTTCAGGGATTTAATGGCCAGGGCACATGTGGTTTACCTTAACCAGAACGAAAATCCCAGATTTACAACTGAAGTGCCATCGCGCGATCTTCGGTTTATGCAAAAGCTCCACAATGATTATCCGCTCCACAATTACGAACGGCTGGCACCTCTGCTTACTGAACTAAGAATGGTAAAGGAAGCGGAAGAAATTAAACTCATTAGCAAGGCTTGCGATATAACCGGACTGGCTTTCGGCAGAGTGCTGAAATTTGTGAAGCCAGGGGTGATGGAATATGAAGTTGAGGCTGAAATTGTGCATGAATTTATCAGAAATGGCGCCAGTGGGCATGCTTACCCTCCCATCGTAGCTTCAGGTGTTGATAATTGTATATTGCACTACAATAATAATGACAAAGAGTGTGGTGCCGGCGATTTACTGCTGATTGATTTTGGCGCTGAGTATGCCAATTATGCCGGGGATTGTACCCGCACCATTCCGGTAAACGGAAAATTCACACCCCGACAGCGGCAGGTTTACGATGCAGTACTCAGGATACTGCGCAAAGCTTCACGTATGCTGGTGCCCGGCACAACCATTGATAAATATCATGCCGAAGTATGTAAAATTGTTGAAAAGGAGCTGATTGGTCTTGGGTTATTTACGCTAGAAGATGTTGAAAGTCAAGACCCTGCAAATCCGCTGTTTTTCAAATATTATATGCATGGTACATCTCATTTTATGGGGCTTGATGTGCATGATGTGGGTTCGCGCCAGCATATACTGGCCAAAGGTATGGTGCTTAGCTGTGAACCTGCTATTTATATTCCTGAAGAAGGCTTTGGTATAAGACTTGAAAATGATATTCTCGTTGATGATGAGCCGGTTGATCTGATGGCTCATATTCCTGTTGAAGCAGATGAAATTGAAGCACTGATGAGTAACAGATAA
- a CDS encoding T9SS type A sorting domain-containing protein: MRKCIITLLTVFYTVGSFCQVNVPNEGTKPIFHKGSMERTALPGFQFPDYPPLSLPERCRSIELPPVVDNSSQPYLRPVFSQQGASCGQSASVGYNFCYEINRLRNLPSDTGTNLYPDHFVYNFMNATTPYYGMGVSYFHTFDILYDAGNPNENLYGPIELDDTYYWMNGYDGYLQAMHNRISGVSSIHAGTPEGLLILKHWLHNHLNGSAVGGVANYYAGMSDLHQLAPGTPEQYKFVQIEFQEDASHALTIVGYNDSIRFDVNGDGMYTNHIDITGDGIVDMQDWEIGGLKFVNSYGNYWANEGFCYMLYRTLALKYGQGGIWNNSTHVLHADTAYRPLLTIKATLQHNKRGQIRLLAGISSDTTRLYPEHTLEYSIFNYQGGDNYMAGNKLPSGKTLEFGLDITPLLSYMKQGSSCRIFLITDEQDPNNTGNGALLNYSVINYQNNQTTTFTSNDTPLSIVNNGRTIASVVCTSAEEPVTIRPQGPVIVNPETPSAVQFTASGGHPPYQWQLKHIYYEKDSIAAYTLPSGVIQTPTNPTLGYAAIPLPFSFPFYGKTYDTLYMHVNGYLMFERQDMPYYYLLFDKLYLRQLQAIAGYMNKDMGLNTSEDYISVTSSTEKVIFNWRISASEGNGFSTFSTTITPEGEITFHYGTAIAEPSLAPVIGISNGTRTETLYSQFSERMPNEGQIIQFSPSHLPAGMELSESGLLQIPAGNGLLADVVTITATDSKRLQAGENILITTGPEVEIRLTDSTAVLSPGAMVPLSVNIKNHSQANIDNLLFNLTAASANTAVAGHEVEVALLPAGAETTINNVFSLIIPDTISCTQLLRLQGQLKNNTFSLLKFVDFHAAVPEIVVSPPCIRDSANLIADPGEEVKICFNIYNYGYASAGNLSAKINISDPYAAINGATTIETGELKSFSCVTASYTLTVSDAAPNGHVLTGTLDVYQENNLVKTEAFSITLGEVSMLVVDLDKNHNSAVHMVAALNALNLTPDLTETIDTSILNYDLAFLSLGFFTQNHTLTVGEDSLMVQFLNQGGNLYLEGGAFFKQDPPTLLRSRLRVQGSNLAWSKPADTLQGLAGTPAEGFQIEYLGDWKRGENLIALEPAVPWFRDKNSGLDFVVALDSGYYHALSSTIEFGGTFMFDSPGRPQLMERYLQFLQFNTHPLSATFRPEATNICSGASIGFEAVYTGNPTSFQWTFEGGSPESWDGPSPRIQYQNPGVYAVSLTVQNETSTNTFTLDKLITVDHCIGIEEVLHNRFRLYPNPASDNICLEFMTEKPQTAEISILDLQGRTIFSTQALARVQKTTLPVKQLHPGMYVVKIDGGNWSGTSKLIIQ; this comes from the coding sequence ATGAGAAAATGCATCATCACACTGCTCACCGTGTTTTACACAGTGGGCAGTTTTTGTCAGGTAAATGTTCCAAATGAAGGAACCAAACCCATCTTCCACAAAGGAAGTATGGAACGGACAGCTCTCCCGGGTTTTCAGTTTCCTGATTATCCACCGCTGAGCCTGCCTGAAAGATGCCGAAGCATTGAGCTTCCGCCAGTTGTTGACAATTCATCGCAACCCTACCTCCGGCCTGTTTTTTCCCAGCAGGGAGCCAGCTGCGGGCAGTCAGCATCAGTAGGTTACAACTTTTGCTACGAAATAAACCGACTGCGCAATCTCCCGTCAGACACGGGCACCAACCTTTATCCCGACCATTTCGTTTACAACTTTATGAATGCCACAACACCATACTATGGAATGGGGGTAAGCTATTTTCACACGTTTGATATTTTGTATGATGCCGGAAATCCGAATGAAAATCTTTACGGCCCTATCGAACTGGATGACACTTACTACTGGATGAATGGCTATGACGGATATCTGCAGGCCATGCACAACCGCATTTCAGGAGTAAGTTCCATACATGCAGGCACACCCGAAGGATTGCTTATTTTAAAACACTGGCTGCACAACCACCTCAACGGGTCAGCAGTAGGCGGTGTAGCCAATTATTACGCGGGAATGTCTGATTTACACCAATTAGCCCCGGGAACACCCGAACAATACAAATTTGTACAAATTGAGTTTCAGGAAGATGCTTCTCATGCACTTACTATTGTTGGCTATAACGACTCCATCCGTTTTGACGTAAATGGCGACGGCATGTACACCAATCATATTGATATAACCGGTGATGGCATTGTAGACATGCAGGATTGGGAAATAGGCGGATTAAAATTTGTGAATTCCTACGGAAACTACTGGGCTAATGAAGGGTTTTGTTACATGCTTTACAGAACTCTGGCTTTAAAATACGGGCAGGGCGGTATCTGGAACAACTCAACCCATGTACTTCACGCCGACACTGCTTATCGCCCACTGCTAACCATCAAAGCCACTCTTCAGCACAACAAAAGAGGTCAAATCAGGCTTTTGGCAGGAATCAGTTCCGACACAACACGCCTGTACCCCGAACACACCCTTGAATACTCCATATTCAATTACCAGGGCGGCGACAATTACATGGCGGGTAACAAACTACCTTCCGGTAAAACACTGGAATTCGGGCTGGACATCACTCCCTTGCTGAGCTATATGAAGCAGGGCTCATCGTGCCGTATTTTTTTGATTACCGACGAGCAAGACCCCAATAACACAGGAAACGGCGCATTGCTGAACTATTCTGTCATCAACTATCAAAACAATCAGACCACAACATTTACAAGCAATGACACACCTCTTTCAATCGTAAATAATGGCCGGACCATTGCATCAGTAGTTTGCACTTCGGCTGAAGAACCTGTGACAATTAGGCCTCAAGGGCCTGTGATTGTAAATCCTGAAACACCATCCGCTGTTCAGTTTACAGCTTCCGGAGGACATCCGCCCTACCAGTGGCAGCTGAAACATATTTATTATGAAAAAGACAGCATTGCGGCTTACACATTGCCTTCAGGCGTGATTCAGACACCCACCAATCCAACACTGGGATATGCGGCCATTCCTCTGCCCTTCAGTTTCCCTTTTTACGGAAAGACTTACGATACGCTGTATATGCACGTAAACGGCTACCTGATGTTTGAGCGGCAGGACATGCCCTATTATTACCTTTTGTTCGACAAGTTGTATCTGCGCCAGCTGCAGGCCATTGCCGGATACATGAATAAGGACATGGGGCTGAACACATCAGAGGATTACATTTCAGTAACATCTTCAACTGAAAAAGTCATATTCAACTGGAGAATTTCTGCATCAGAAGGCAATGGATTTTCCACATTTTCAACAACCATTACGCCTGAAGGTGAAATTACTTTTCATTATGGCACAGCCATTGCCGAACCCTCACTGGCACCGGTTATAGGCATCAGCAATGGCACGCGGACTGAAACCCTGTACAGCCAGTTTTCAGAAAGGATGCCAAACGAAGGGCAGATTATTCAGTTTTCACCTTCGCACCTGCCGGCAGGCATGGAACTGAGTGAATCAGGATTGTTGCAAATTCCGGCAGGTAACGGTTTATTGGCTGATGTTGTAACCATAACAGCTACAGATTCAAAACGACTGCAGGCAGGTGAAAACATTCTTATTACCACTGGCCCTGAAGTTGAAATCAGGCTGACCGACAGCACAGCAGTTTTATCGCCCGGAGCGATGGTTCCGCTTTCTGTAAACATCAAAAATCACAGTCAGGCAAATATTGACAATCTATTATTTAATTTAACAGCTGCGTCAGCCAACACGGCTGTTGCTGGTCACGAAGTTGAGGTAGCCCTTTTGCCTGCCGGAGCCGAAACAACAATTAACAATGTTTTTAGCCTGATAATTCCTGACACCATCAGTTGTACTCAGCTCCTTCGATTGCAGGGTCAGTTGAAAAACAACACTTTTTCGCTGCTCAAATTTGTTGACTTTCATGCAGCTGTACCTGAAATTGTTGTCTCACCGCCATGTATTCGCGATAGTGCCAACCTCATTGCCGATCCGGGCGAAGAAGTAAAAATTTGTTTCAACATCTATAACTATGGCTATGCATCAGCCGGTAACCTTTCAGCCAAAATCAACATCAGCGATCCTTATGCAGCCATCAACGGTGCGACCACCATTGAAACAGGCGAGCTAAAGAGCTTCTCTTGTGTAACGGCTTCCTACACTTTAACCGTGAGCGATGCAGCTCCCAATGGACATGTATTAACAGGAACACTTGATGTTTATCAAGAAAACAACCTTGTCAAAACTGAAGCATTCAGCATTACGCTGGGAGAAGTTTCCATGCTGGTAGTTGATTTGGATAAAAATCATAACTCTGCTGTACACATGGTTGCGGCATTAAACGCCCTGAACCTGACACCAGATTTGACCGAAACAATTGATACAAGCATCCTGAATTACGATCTGGCCTTCCTTTCACTCGGTTTTTTTACGCAAAATCACACCCTTACTGTTGGTGAAGACAGCCTGATGGTTCAATTTTTAAACCAGGGCGGAAACCTGTACCTCGAGGGAGGTGCATTTTTCAAACAGGATCCGCCTACTTTACTGCGCTCGCGTTTGAGGGTGCAGGGGTCAAATCTGGCCTGGTCAAAACCGGCCGATACGCTTCAGGGCCTGGCCGGAACACCCGCTGAAGGATTTCAGATAGAATATCTGGGCGACTGGAAACGAGGCGAAAACCTCATTGCACTCGAACCGGCTGTGCCATGGTTCAGAGACAAAAATTCAGGACTTGACTTTGTAGTTGCACTTGACTCGGGCTATTATCATGCATTATCTTCTACCATTGAATTTGGCGGCACTTTTATGTTCGACAGTCCCGGAAGGCCTCAACTGATGGAGCGCTATCTGCAATTCCTTCAATTTAACACCCATCCACTTTCGGCTACTTTCAGGCCCGAAGCCACCAATATTTGCAGCGGGGCCAGTATCGGCTTTGAAGCAGTTTATACCGGCAATCCAACAAGTTTCCAGTGGACCTTTGAAGGGGGCTCTCCTGAAAGCTGGGATGGGCCTTCACCCCGGATTCAATATCAAAATCCGGGCGTATATGCAGTAAGTTTAACCGTTCAGAACGAAACATCAACCAACACATTTACCCTCGACAAACTGATTACAGTTGACCATTGCATTGGCATTGAAGAAGTTTTGCACAACAGGTTCAGGCTTTACCCCAACCCGGCATCCGACAACATCTGCCTTGAATTTATGACTGAAAAACCACAAACAGCAGAAATAAGCATACTTGACCTGCAGGGCAGAACAATATTTAGCACGCAGGCCTTAGCCCGTGTACAAAAAACGACACTTCCGGTAAAACAGTTACATCCGGGCATGTATGTGGTAAAAATTGACGGCGGAAACTGGTCGGGAACTTCAAAACTAATCATACAATAA
- a CDS encoding fumarate reductase/succinate dehydrogenase flavoprotein subunit, translating into MAEFNSKIPKGSLSEKWTDYKAHTNLVNPSNKRRLEIIVVGTGLAGASAAASLAELGFKVKNYCYQDSPRRAHSIAAQGGINAAKNYQNDGDSVYRLFYDTIKGGDYRAREANVHRLAEVSNSIIDQCVAQGVPFAREYGGLLDNRSFGGAQVSRTFYARGQTGQQLLLGAYSALSRQVKKGNVELYSRHEMLDVVVVEGRARGIIVRNMITGEIERHAAHAVVLATGGYGNVFFLSTNAMGSNATAVWKAHKRGAFFGNPCFTQIHPTCIPVHGDFQSKLTLMSESLRNDGRIWVPKKKEDAEKIRQGKLLPTQIAEEDRDYYLERRYPAFGNLVPRDVASRAAKERCDAGFGVGETGLAVYLDFSDAIKRLGQNVIEARYGNLFQMYEKIVDENPYKTPMMIYPAVHYTMGGLWVDYELMTTVPGLFAVGEANFSDHGANRLGASALMQGLADGYFVLPYTIQNYLADQIRVPKFSPDLPEFKQTEKEATDRLNRLMNVKGKQTVDSFHKRLGHIMWENVGMARNEAGLKKAIVEIAKLREEFWKDVKIPGGMNEINPELEKAGRVADFLELGELMARDALNRKESCGGHFREEYQTPEGEAMRNDEEFMYAAAWEYTGESSEPKLNKEPLVYEFVEVKQRNYK; encoded by the coding sequence ATGGCAGAATTTAATTCAAAGATACCCAAAGGTTCACTATCAGAAAAGTGGACAGACTATAAGGCTCACACCAACCTGGTGAACCCTTCAAACAAACGCCGGCTCGAAATTATCGTAGTTGGAACCGGACTGGCAGGAGCATCGGCAGCAGCCAGTCTTGCTGAGCTTGGTTTTAAAGTAAAAAATTACTGTTACCAGGACAGCCCTCGCCGCGCGCATAGCATTGCAGCTCAGGGAGGCATCAACGCAGCCAAAAACTACCAGAACGACGGCGACAGTGTTTACCGTTTGTTTTACGATACCATTAAAGGAGGCGACTACCGCGCCCGCGAAGCCAATGTGCATCGCCTGGCCGAAGTCAGCAACAGTATTATTGACCAGTGTGTTGCCCAGGGCGTTCCCTTTGCCCGTGAGTACGGCGGTTTGCTCGACAACCGATCATTCGGTGGCGCACAGGTTTCGCGCACATTTTATGCCCGCGGCCAAACGGGACAGCAATTGCTTTTAGGAGCATACAGCGCCCTTAGCCGTCAGGTAAAAAAAGGCAATGTTGAGCTTTATTCACGCCACGAAATGCTTGATGTAGTTGTGGTGGAAGGCCGTGCACGCGGTATTATTGTTCGCAATATGATTACCGGCGAAATTGAACGTCACGCGGCACATGCAGTTGTACTGGCAACTGGCGGTTACGGCAATGTCTTCTTCCTTTCAACCAATGCCATGGGCTCCAACGCTACAGCAGTATGGAAAGCTCACAAACGCGGAGCGTTTTTCGGAAACCCCTGCTTTACGCAGATTCATCCGACCTGCATTCCTGTTCACGGCGATTTTCAGTCCAAACTTACCCTGATGAGCGAAAGTTTGAGAAACGATGGCCGCATTTGGGTTCCCAAGAAGAAAGAAGACGCTGAAAAAATCAGACAGGGCAAATTACTGCCTACTCAAATAGCCGAAGAAGATCGCGATTATTATCTCGAACGCCGTTATCCGGCCTTTGGCAACCTGGTACCACGCGATGTGGCTTCCCGGGCAGCCAAGGAAAGATGTGATGCCGGTTTTGGCGTAGGTGAAACCGGACTTGCTGTTTACCTCGATTTCAGTGACGCTATCAAACGTCTGGGGCAAAATGTAATAGAAGCCCGCTATGGCAATCTGTTTCAGATGTACGAAAAGATTGTGGACGAAAACCCCTACAAAACACCCATGATGATTTATCCGGCGGTGCATTACACCATGGGAGGTCTTTGGGTTGATTATGAGCTGATGACAACCGTTCCCGGATTGTTTGCTGTTGGAGAAGCCAATTTCAGCGACCACGGCGCTAACCGTCTGGGCGCTTCAGCGCTGATGCAGGGATTGGCTGACGGCTATTTTGTACTGCCTTATACCATTCAAAACTACCTGGCTGACCAAATCAGGGTGCCTAAATTTTCACCTGATTTACCTGAGTTTAAACAAACTGAAAAAGAAGCAACCGACCGTCTCAACCGCCTGATGAATGTAAAAGGCAAACAGACTGTTGACAGCTTCCACAAACGCCTGGGCCACATTATGTGGGAAAACGTTGGAATGGCCAGAAATGAAGCCGGACTGAAGAAAGCAATTGTTGAAATTGCCAAACTGCGCGAAGAATTCTGGAAAGATGTGAAAATTCCGGGAGGAATGAACGAAATCAACCCTGAACTTGAAAAAGCAGGACGGGTTGCCGACTTCCTTGAACTGGGCGAGCTGATGGCACGCGATGCGCTGAACCGCAAAGAATCATGCGGCGGCCATTTCCGTGAAGAATATCAGACCCCTGAAGGCGAAGCGATGAGAAATGACGAAGAATTCATGTATGCTGCCGCATGGGAGTATACTGGTGAAAGTTCAGAGCCAAAGCTCAACAAAGAACCGCTCGTTTATGAGTTTGTGGAAGTAAAACAGAGGAATTACAAGTAA
- a CDS encoding succinate dehydrogenase/fumarate reductase iron-sulfur subunit, translated as MNLTLKIWRQKDAKSKGKFVTYQVNNISTNSSFLEMMDVLNESLVLKGEDPVAFDHDCREGICGACSMYINGHPHGPDKAVTTCQLHMRKFKDGETIVIEPWRARPFPVLKDLIVDRTAFDKIIQAGGYVSVNTGGVPDANAIPVPKVDADLSMDAAACIGCGACVASCKNASAMLFVSAKVSQFALLPQGKVEAYERVQAMVAEMDRLGFGNCTNTGACEAECPKEISISNIARMNREFLSAKICAPAIKEQKGGGI; from the coding sequence ATGAATTTAACACTCAAAATATGGCGTCAGAAAGACGCCAAAAGCAAGGGAAAGTTTGTTACTTATCAAGTGAACAACATCTCAACCAACAGCTCTTTCCTTGAAATGATGGATGTGCTCAACGAGTCATTGGTTTTAAAAGGCGAAGACCCTGTTGCATTTGACCATGACTGCCGCGAAGGTATTTGCGGAGCCTGCAGCATGTATATCAACGGACATCCGCACGGCCCCGATAAAGCTGTAACAACCTGCCAGCTGCACATGCGCAAATTCAAGGACGGCGAAACCATTGTTATTGAGCCATGGCGGGCCAGACCATTTCCGGTATTAAAAGACCTGATTGTTGATCGTACTGCTTTTGATAAAATTATCCAGGCTGGCGGTTATGTTTCGGTTAATACAGGCGGTGTGCCCGATGCCAATGCCATTCCTGTTCCTAAAGTTGATGCCGACCTTTCGATGGATGCCGCTGCATGCATTGGTTGTGGCGCCTGTGTTGCCAGTTGCAAAAATGCTTCTGCCATGCTGTTTGTTTCAGCCAAAGTTTCGCAATTTGCTTTGCTTCCTCAGGGAAAAGTAGAAGCTTACGAACGCGTTCAGGCAATGGTTGCCGAAATGGACAGGCTCGGATTTGGAAATTGCACCAATACCGGTGCCTGCGAAGCCGAATGCCCCAAAGAAATCTCCATCAGCAATATTGCACGAATGAACCGCGAATTTCTTTCAGCTAAAATATGTGCTCCGGCTATTAAAGAGCAAAAAGGTGGTGGAATATAG